One Glycine max cultivar Williams 82 chromosome 6, Glycine_max_v4.0, whole genome shotgun sequence DNA segment encodes these proteins:
- the LOC100806332 gene encoding LOW QUALITY PROTEIN: zingipain-2 (The sequence of the model RefSeq protein was modified relative to this genomic sequence to represent the inferred CDS: inserted 1 base in 1 codon), translating to MAFTGQKQHMLALFLFLAVGISQVMPRKLHQTALRERHEXWMAEYGKMYKDAAEKEKRFQIFKDNVEFIESFNAAGNKPYKLGVNHLADLTLEEFKDSRNGLKRTYEFSTTTFKLNGFKYENVTDIPEAIDWRVKGAVTPIKDQGDQCGRFWAFSTIAATEGIHQISTGNLVSLSEQELVDCDSVDDGCEGGFMEDGFEFIIKNGGITSETNYPYKGVDGTCNTTIAASPVAQIKGYEIVPSYSEEALKKAVANQPVSVSIHATNATFMFYSSGIYNGECGTDLDHGVTAVGYGTENGTDYWIVKNSWGTQWGEKGYIRMHRGIAAKHGICGIALDSSYPTA from the exons ATGGCTTTCACTGGCCAAAAGCAACACATGTTAGCCCTATTCCTTTTCCTTGCAGTTGGGATTTCCCAAGTGATGCCCCGCAAGCTGCATCAAACAGCCTTGCGAGAAAGACATG ATTGGATGGCAGAATATGGAAAAATGTATAAGGATGCTGCAGAGAAGGAAAAACGTTTCCAGATATTCAAGGACAATGTGGAGTTCATTGAATCATTCAATGCTGCTGGCAACAAACCTTACAAGCTTGGCGTTAATCACCTTGCTGATCTCACACTTGAGGAATTCAAGGATTCACGTAATGGATTGAAGAGGACCTACGAGTTTAGCACAACAACATTTAAGTTAAATGGATTTAAGTATGAAAACGTGACCGATATTCCTGAAGCTATAGACTGGAGGGTAAAAGGAGCTGTGACTCCAATCAAAGACCAAGGTGATCAATGTG GGAGGTTCTGGGCATTTTCAACTATAGCTGCAACTGAGGGTATCCACCAAATAAGTACAGGAAACCTAGTGTCCCTTTCAGAGCAAGAGTTAGTGGATTGTGATAGTGTGGATGATGGATGTGAAGGAGGTTTCATGGAAGATGGGTTTGAATTCATTATTAAAAACGGTGGAATCACTAGTGAGACTAACTACCCGTACAAGGGAGTTGATGGAACTTGTAACACAACCATAGCAGCCTCCCCAGTGGCTCAGATTAAGGGGTATGAGATAGTTCCTTCCTATAGTGAGGAAGCACTCAAGAAAGCTGTGGCCAACCAACCTGTGTCAGTTTCCATTCATGCAACTAATGCAACATTCATGTTTTACTCCAGTGGAATTTACAATGGAGAATGTGGAACTGATCTAGACCATGGTGTTACTGCAGTGGGTTATGGCACAGAAAATGGAACTGACTATTGGATAGTGAAGAATTCATGGGGCACACAATGGGGTGAGAAAGGATACATAAGGATGCATCGAGGTATAGCTGCTAAGCACGGTATATGTGGAATTGCATTGGATTCATCTTATCCAACAGCTTAA